A genomic segment from Nicotiana sylvestris chromosome 1, ASM39365v2, whole genome shotgun sequence encodes:
- the LOC138877003 gene encoding uncharacterized protein: MLRTDSPYLGLALTEHLWTEDYKYLDHQTKLFLAPESIQFEDFVKQIFELIELDSEKFEIVIWFDINLGTSKGMLVSKDLDLHTCIELLKTHSLFKSCRFIVDISERVFASTSNEHANTKTQHDNQERCQQIVEVDMVEAQPLNEEVHQTFDSIQVEGQSIIEIDNEQALGIQVLESAPVIEVVADKTCTQITKRRSNLKQKESPTTILRENASLDQIKVGSVFDKKKSIINCFSNVAIKGHFEFKAVRSSSTRYSLTCNDDRCRWCVRAFKIKDSTLFKIVKLEKKHDCSVNTRKADQRHATSKLISGYIIDNLRDPRFEVTPAFVMAEMQKLHGLDIGYHKAWRAIQHASALIRGSPEENYELLCSYLYMMTSKNPGTYTNIKIDDNNRFLYMFYAYGSSIAGWNHCRPVIAIDATFLKSKYRGVLMISVSKDANNQIFPLAFGIAESENNNSYEWYFSQLRNAIGSRENLIFLSDRHQAIANGIVKVYPESHHGICIYHLEQNLK; the protein is encoded by the exons atgttaaggacagacagtccttatctTGGTCTTGCACTTACAGAACACCT ATGGACTGAAGACTATAAATATCTTGATCATCAAACAAAGCTTTTCCTAGCACCTGAGTCAATTCAGTTTGAAGATTTCGTTAAACAGATTTTTGAGCTTATTGAATTGGATAGTGAAAAGTTTGAAATAgtgatatggtttgatatcaaccttggaacaagcaaaggaatgcttgtaTCCAAAGATTTAGATCTTCACACATGTATAGAGTTGCTAAAAACTCATTCACTCTTCAAGAGCTGTCGTTTCATAGTTGATATTTCGGAAAGAGTTTTTGCATCAACAAGCAATGAACATGCCAACACAAaaactcaacatgacaatcaaGAGCGATGCCAACAGATAGTTGAAGtagatatggttgaagctcaaCCATTAAATGAAGAGGTGCATCAAACATTTGAttctattcaagtagaaggacaaAGCATTATAGAGATTGACAACGAACAAGCTTTGGGTATTCAAGTCTTAGAGAGTGCACCGGTAATCGAAGTAGTTGCTGACAAAACATGCACTCAAATAACTAAACGAagatcaaatttgaaacaaaaagaatccccaactacgATATTAAGAGAAAATGCTTCTTTGGATCAAATAAAAGTCGGATCAGTATTTGACAAGAAGAAGAgcataattaattgtttttctaaTGTAGCAATCAAAGGACATTTTGAATTCAAAGCTGTTAGATCAAGCTCAACAAGATATTCGTTGACATGCAATGATGATAGGTGTCGTTGGTGTGTGCGTGCTTTCAAAATTAAAGACTCAACATTATTCAAGATAGTAAAGCTTGAGAAAAAGCATGACTGCTCTGTTAACACTAGGAAAGCAGATCAAAGGCATGCTACTTCAAAGTTGATTAGTGGTTACATTATCGATAATCTTCGGGACCCAAGATTTGAAGTTACACCAGCTTTTGTCATGGCAGAGATGCAAAAATTGCATGGACTAGACATTGGATATCACAAGGCGTGGCGTGCTATTCAACATGCTTCCGCTTTAATAAGAGGAAGTCCCGAAGAAAATTATGAATTATTGTgttcatacttgtatatgatGACAAGTAAAAACCCGGGAACTTATACTAACATAAAGATAGACGACAACAACAG gtttctttatatgttttacGCATATGGATCATCGATAGCTGGTTGGAATCATTGTAGACCAGTGATTGCTATTGATGCGACTTTTTTGAAGTCAAAATATCGTGGTGTTTTAATGATTTCAGTTTCAAAAGATGCAAATAACCAAATTTTCCCATTAGCCTTTGGAATAGCAGAATCTGAAAACAACAATTCCTATGAGTGGTACTTTAGTCAGCTTCGCAATGCAATTGGGAGCCGTgagaatttgatttttttatcaGACAGGCATCAAGCTATTGCAAATGGCATTGTAAAGGTATATCCTGAAAGCCATCATGGGATTTGCATCTATCATTTGGAGCAGAACCTAAAGTGA
- the LOC138877004 gene encoding uncharacterized protein has translation MSDIANVDKKTYDYLMEEPPERWARSCSPQRRYDMLTTNIVESMNSVQLEARELPILRMMDFIQVKLQHWFYEKRNKAEGTFYDVSCWVEEELKNRIDLAFTLNVFPVDSWRSRVEEEGITFLVDLNKRTCDCFQFQLDELPCIHAIAAIEKRNIKKSDFCSHWYLKESWLKTYERQIHPVGHTDSWIVPESVKSQIVKPPDFKVPPGRRQKKRHIPATEPSKITFKCGRCRRIGHNRTACIYSPALHPFSRKHREE, from the exons ATGTCAGAtattgcaaatgtagataagaaaACTTATGACTACTTGATGGAAGAACCACCGGAAAGATGGGCACGTTCTTGTAGTCCACAACGAAGATATGACATGCTCACAACAAATATAGTTGAGTCGATGAATTCAGTGCAATTAGAAGCAAGGGAGCTGCCTATACTAAGAATGATGGATTTCATTCAAGTGAAGCTACAACATTGGTTTtatgaaaaaagaaataaagcaGAAGGAACATTTTATGATGTTTCTTGTTGGGTAGAGGAGGAATTGAAGAACAGAATAGATTTAGCATTTACTTTGAAC GTCTTCCCTGTTGATTCATGGCgttctagagttgaagaagaaggaataaCTTTCTTGGTGGACTTAAACAAAAGAACATGTGATTGTTTTCAATTTCAACTTGATGAATTACCATGCATACATGCAATTGCAGCTATCGAGAAGAGAAACATCAAGAAGTCTGACTTTTGTTCGCACTGGTACTTAAAGGAATCTTGGCTGAAAACATATGAAAGACAAATACATCCTGTAGGACATACTGATTCATGGATTGTACCAGAGAGTGTTAAGTCACAAATTGTTAAACCTCCAGATTTCAAAGTGCCACCAGGTAGAAGGCAAAAGAAAAGGCATATTCCTGCTACCGAGccatcaaaaataacattcaaATGTGGTCGTTGCAGAAGAATTGGTCATAATAGAACAGCTTGTATATATTCTCCGGCACTCCATCCATTTTCAAGAAAGCATAGAGAAGAGTAG